The following proteins come from a genomic window of Hymenobacter canadensis:
- a CDS encoding L,D-transpeptidase family protein has protein sequence MTGWWLLLTVWLLLLPPAHADAHARPGHPQPAGPEAVVSLRALLDTVALGPAATYEKLALKAGLAVQDFYLQRNFAPAWTRPDSGWNAPARQALSLLKRAPEFGLNPDSYAWPILQTLPDSLHRASSVAGSLSGFELRLTDALLRYAAHLRYGRLQPYTTTPAFLSGQPAQESITRLAQALAATGFEEAFLECQPASTAYRALQQAWRRTLPPDSVLAGLPGPATGNTSDFRRVALNLERLRWDVALPDSEAYALVNIAAYSLQIIERGQLVQTHRVVVGKPDTPTPILSSRITVFMTAPEWRVPHSIAVREILPELQDDPGFLADNNYRLFDPRNRPVNPWRVRWSRVTPQNFGYTIRQTAGRHNALGNLVFYFANQHAIYLHDTPARALFREPKRARSHGCIRVEKPLELATYLLRRENQQAALPDIRRNIATHTTCRYDLAQGLPIYVRYTTCEARNNRLLFHPDIYCLDEDLATVLALP, from the coding sequence ATGACTGGCTGGTGGCTGCTGCTGACGGTATGGCTGCTGCTGCTGCCCCCCGCACATGCCGACGCCCACGCCAGACCCGGCCACCCACAGCCGGCCGGCCCGGAAGCCGTGGTATCGCTGCGGGCGCTGCTCGATACAGTAGCGCTGGGTCCCGCTGCCACGTATGAAAAACTGGCCCTGAAAGCCGGATTGGCGGTCCAGGACTTCTATTTACAGCGCAACTTCGCGCCGGCCTGGACGCGCCCAGATTCCGGTTGGAACGCCCCCGCAAGGCAGGCGCTTTCTCTGCTGAAGCGCGCCCCCGAGTTCGGACTCAATCCCGATTCCTACGCCTGGCCGATCCTACAGACCCTCCCCGACTCGCTCCACCGCGCTTCCAGCGTAGCCGGGAGCCTGAGCGGGTTTGAGCTGCGCCTGACCGACGCGCTGCTACGCTACGCCGCCCACCTACGCTACGGCCGGCTTCAGCCATATACGACCACCCCGGCTTTCCTCAGTGGCCAGCCCGCGCAGGAAAGTATTACGCGGCTCGCCCAAGCGCTGGCTGCAACCGGGTTTGAGGAAGCGTTTCTGGAGTGCCAGCCCGCAAGCACCGCCTACCGAGCCCTGCAGCAGGCCTGGCGACGCACGCTCCCGCCCGATTCGGTTTTGGCCGGATTGCCCGGCCCGGCCACCGGCAACACCTCCGATTTCCGCCGGGTGGCGCTCAATCTGGAGCGGCTGCGCTGGGACGTCGCCCTGCCCGATTCGGAAGCCTATGCCCTGGTAAACATTGCGGCGTACTCCCTGCAGATTATCGAGCGGGGGCAACTCGTGCAGACGCACAGGGTGGTAGTGGGAAAACCCGACACCCCCACTCCTATTCTCAGCAGCCGGATTACGGTGTTTATGACGGCTCCGGAGTGGCGCGTGCCGCATAGCATTGCCGTGCGCGAGATTCTGCCCGAATTGCAGGACGACCCGGGCTTTCTGGCAGACAACAATTATCGGCTGTTTGATCCCCGCAACCGTCCGGTGAACCCGTGGCGGGTCCGCTGGAGCCGCGTCACCCCGCAGAACTTTGGCTATACCATCCGGCAGACAGCCGGCCGCCACAATGCGCTTGGCAACCTGGTGTTCTACTTTGCCAACCAGCATGCCATCTACCTCCACGATACCCCGGCCCGGGCACTGTTCCGGGAGCCGAAACGTGCGCGCAGCCACGGATGCATACGGGTGGAAAAACCCTTGGAACTGGCTACCTATCTGCTCCGGCGTGAAAACCAGCAAGCCGCCCTCCCGGATATCCGGCGCAACATCGCCACCCACACCACCTGCCGCTATGACCTCGCTCAGGGCCTGCCCATCTATGTGCGGTATACCACTTGTGAGGCCCGTAATAACCGGCTCCTGTTCCACCCCGATATCTACTGCCTCGATGAAGACCTGGCAACCGTTTTAGCACTCCCCTGA
- a CDS encoding PAS domain-containing hybrid sensor histidine kinase/response regulator: protein MLAFDLPNLHQFAALLPDGLLLLAPDGTIRIINAAYSALWPVPHDPMAWHGRPIAELVAATGTLLANPAGGWGNLTAPAAAPWQLPLQSGRVLELSSARLPEPAAGWLVRAREVTAECQLQAPLQDLASIAEQSPNLVLRFSSQGHLTYANEIARQFRHGLEPAEWHALQDQLRQLATASLRPAGPCEAGLSGGGRHFRLVARPRPALGYTTLYLNDITEQHQAERYLTQQQAFYNSILNELPGDIAVIGPDRRYQYANPAAIRDPAIRAWIVGKTDAEYCVYRNAPMERAEFRRSLFDQALATRTAVEFEEAIPHAGGTSYFLRRLQPVFRPDGALDFIIGYGMNITDRRLAQEKLRESDQLLREQQAFQQLVLDVIPTAVYVREQGQTTFANRAMQELIAQTHGLAELVRQHPDGPEARAVAEYSRSDAEVLATGREVQAEDSLTLDTGEVRWFQTVKYPFPRPDGQVLVLGASTDVTASKRARLQLERSEKRYRDLQYYAQALIYTHNLDGCLLTANPACARLMGCTVAELTAAPLTQVLPLRLAREVPHYLGELAREGEFRGVLQVNAGPGRRRFVLCHSHVVHAPDEAPYVIGYGQDITDLILAEQEMRRAKNAAETAAQARTTFLANMSHEIRTPLNGVLGMAALLARTGLSGEQREQLAVIQASGQHLLGVINDVLDVAKITAGKLELEFTPFNLSESVQQTLEPLARQAADKGLAFSLDLPTASPWVLGDPFRLNQILLNLAGNALKFTPAGSVRVACQLLAHTPQSLTLAFSVCDTGIGIPPDKLAHIFDSFTQANADTTRQFGGTGLGLSISQALVREFGGQLTVDSLPGQGSTFAFQISLPVAAAPAHAADLYLDEEPLLGLRVLLVEDNTINRLVAREMVVSWGGVVDEDPDGPAAVALFEQHEYDVVLMDIQLPGMSGLEVTARFRQYLDARRARTPILALTANAYVSDMQQYLAAGMNDCLAKPFDETELCRKLQALRPTPPAPV from the coding sequence ATGCTTGCTTTCGACTTACCGAACCTACACCAGTTCGCCGCTTTGCTACCCGATGGCCTGCTGCTACTGGCCCCCGATGGCACCATCCGGATTATCAACGCGGCGTATAGTGCCTTGTGGCCGGTACCCCACGACCCGATGGCCTGGCACGGGCGGCCCATAGCCGAGTTGGTGGCGGCCACAGGGACGCTGCTGGCCAACCCAGCTGGCGGGTGGGGAAACCTGACCGCCCCGGCCGCTGCACCCTGGCAGCTGCCGCTGCAGAGTGGCCGCGTGCTGGAGCTGAGCTCAGCCAGGCTGCCGGAACCGGCGGCCGGCTGGCTGGTACGGGCCCGGGAGGTAACCGCTGAGTGCCAACTTCAGGCACCATTGCAAGACCTGGCCAGCATTGCGGAACAGTCGCCTAACCTGGTGCTGCGCTTCAGCTCGCAGGGCCACCTGACGTATGCCAACGAAATAGCCCGGCAATTTCGCCACGGCCTGGAGCCGGCCGAATGGCACGCGCTGCAGGACCAGCTCCGGCAACTGGCCACCGCCAGCCTGCGGCCGGCCGGCCCATGCGAAGCCGGGCTAAGCGGCGGCGGGCGGCACTTCCGGCTGGTGGCCCGGCCCCGGCCCGCGTTGGGCTACACCACGCTTTACCTCAACGACATCACCGAACAGCACCAAGCCGAACGATACCTGACGCAGCAACAGGCCTTTTACAACTCCATTCTCAACGAGCTACCCGGCGACATTGCCGTTATCGGGCCCGACCGCCGCTACCAATACGCCAACCCGGCCGCCATCCGCGACCCGGCAATCAGGGCCTGGATTGTGGGCAAAACGGACGCCGAATATTGCGTTTACCGCAACGCACCCATGGAACGGGCAGAGTTCCGGCGCAGCCTGTTCGACCAGGCGCTGGCCACGCGCACGGCCGTGGAATTTGAAGAGGCTATTCCGCACGCTGGGGGCACCTCCTACTTCCTGCGGCGCTTGCAGCCCGTATTCCGCCCCGATGGCGCGCTGGACTTTATCATCGGCTACGGCATGAACATCACGGACCGGCGGCTGGCCCAGGAGAAGCTCCGCGAAAGCGACCAGCTGCTGCGCGAACAACAGGCTTTTCAGCAGCTGGTCCTCGACGTGATACCGACCGCCGTGTACGTTCGGGAGCAGGGCCAGACCACCTTTGCCAACCGGGCCATGCAGGAGCTAATAGCCCAGACCCACGGCCTGGCGGAACTGGTGCGCCAGCACCCCGATGGCCCCGAAGCCCGGGCCGTGGCGGAGTACAGCCGCAGCGACGCCGAAGTGCTGGCAACTGGCCGGGAGGTGCAGGCGGAGGATTCCCTGACCCTGGATACCGGCGAGGTGCGCTGGTTCCAGACCGTGAAATACCCGTTTCCCCGGCCGGATGGCCAAGTGCTGGTACTCGGAGCCAGCACCGACGTGACGGCCAGCAAGCGGGCCCGCCTGCAACTGGAGCGCAGCGAGAAGCGCTACCGCGACTTGCAGTACTATGCCCAGGCCCTCATCTACACCCACAACCTCGACGGGTGTCTGCTCACGGCCAACCCGGCCTGCGCCCGCCTGATGGGCTGCACGGTGGCCGAGTTGACGGCCGCGCCGCTCACGCAGGTGCTGCCGCTTCGGCTCGCGCGGGAAGTGCCTCACTACCTAGGAGAGCTGGCCCGGGAAGGAGAATTCCGGGGCGTGCTGCAGGTGAATGCCGGGCCGGGCCGGCGGCGGTTTGTACTCTGCCACAGCCACGTAGTGCACGCCCCCGACGAGGCCCCGTACGTCATCGGCTACGGCCAGGACATCACCGACCTGATACTGGCCGAGCAGGAGATGCGGCGGGCCAAAAACGCGGCCGAAACCGCCGCCCAGGCCCGCACCACGTTCCTGGCCAACATGAGCCACGAAATCCGCACGCCCCTGAACGGGGTGCTGGGCATGGCCGCGCTGCTGGCCCGCACGGGCCTCTCGGGAGAGCAGCGCGAGCAGCTGGCCGTCATTCAGGCTTCGGGCCAGCACCTGCTGGGCGTCATCAACGACGTGCTGGACGTGGCCAAGATTACGGCCGGCAAGCTGGAGCTGGAATTCACGCCCTTCAACCTGAGCGAGTCGGTGCAGCAGACGCTGGAGCCCCTGGCCCGGCAGGCGGCCGACAAGGGCCTGGCTTTCAGCCTGGACCTGCCCACGGCCAGCCCCTGGGTGCTCGGCGACCCGTTCCGCCTGAACCAGATTCTGCTGAATCTGGCCGGCAATGCCCTCAAATTCACGCCCGCCGGCAGCGTGCGCGTCGCCTGCCAGCTGCTGGCCCACACCCCGCAGAGCCTGACGCTGGCCTTCAGCGTCTGCGACACGGGCATCGGCATTCCGCCCGATAAGCTGGCGCACATCTTCGACAGCTTCACGCAGGCCAACGCCGACACCACCCGGCAGTTTGGGGGCACGGGCCTGGGCCTGAGCATCAGCCAGGCCCTAGTGCGCGAGTTTGGGGGCCAGCTGACCGTGGACTCGCTGCCGGGCCAGGGCAGCACCTTTGCTTTCCAAATCTCGCTGCCGGTGGCCGCCGCTCCCGCCCACGCCGCCGACCTGTACCTGGACGAGGAGCCCCTGCTGGGCCTGCGCGTGCTGCTGGTGGAAGATAATACCATCAACCGCCTGGTGGCCCGCGAGATGGTGGTGAGCTGGGGCGGCGTGGTAGATGAAGACCCCGACGGACCGGCGGCCGTGGCCCTGTTTGAGCAGCACGAGTACGACGTGGTGCTGATGGATATTCAGCTGCCGGGCATGAGTGGGCTGGAAGTGACGGCGCGGTTTCGCCAATACCTCGATGCGCGGCGGGCCCGCACCCCCATCCTGGCCCTCACGGCCAATGCCTACGTCTCGGATATGCAACAATACCTGGCCGCCGGCATGAACGACTGCCTGGCCAAGCCCTTCGACGAAACCGAGCTTTGCCGCAAGCTGCAGGCGCTGCGCCCCACCCCGCCGGCCCCGGTGTAG
- a CDS encoding Hpt domain-containing protein, which produces MASIAPATTPAATAAEVPLYHFNRLGRLGQNPGFVREIKQLFVGQVPEQLLELRAAIAAADWPQVAHLAHNLKAMFGNLGMEDAVSQLRQVESLAQQAADQRQQQLIVRAVETTATVVAQLFTQDLQQPT; this is translated from the coding sequence ATGGCATCCATTGCTCCTGCCACCACTCCCGCTGCGACTGCCGCAGAAGTGCCATTGTACCATTTCAACCGCTTGGGCCGGCTGGGTCAGAACCCGGGCTTTGTGCGCGAAATCAAGCAGCTGTTTGTGGGCCAGGTGCCGGAGCAACTGCTGGAGCTGCGCGCCGCCATTGCGGCCGCCGACTGGCCACAGGTAGCGCACCTGGCCCACAACCTGAAGGCCATGTTCGGCAACCTGGGCATGGAAGACGCGGTTTCCCAACTGCGCCAGGTGGAGAGCCTGGCCCAGCAGGCCGCCGACCAGCGCCAGCAGCAGCTTATTGTGCGGGCCGTGGAAACCACCGCGACGGTGGTAGCGCAGCTGTTTACCCAGGATCTGCAGCAACCGACCTGA
- a CDS encoding glycosyltransferase codes for MQHQDVIMLCQQSWALPLGTNARSLAREFARANRVLYVQMPLDLHALLTGRHRPEVQQHLRVLRGQAEGLTEAEPNVWVLTPDCLALSVNRLPVGRVFGWANQLNAWWLARSIGRAARRLGFTQPVLLQDGIIFQGTELKRLLRPRHFVYYLRDYMLDVPYFRRHGPAVEQRLLREADLVAANSGYLADYARRQNPNSCDIGQGCVLDLYQADADHPEPADLAPILHPRIGYTGFLTTVRLDLPLLEQLARQRPDWQLVLVGPEDDDFRRSPLHQLPNVHFLGNKQPGQLPAYVQHLDACINPQLNNATTAGNYPLKIDEYLAMGKPVVATHTRTMDLFADHVLLADHADQWPALLEAALAGEVPQRAAAGIAFARSHTWAASAGRLYAALAALPEPAPELAPATAFALTPARLA; via the coding sequence ATGCAGCACCAGGACGTTATTATGCTCTGCCAGCAAAGCTGGGCGCTGCCGCTGGGCACCAATGCCCGCAGTCTGGCCCGGGAGTTTGCCCGGGCCAACCGGGTGCTGTACGTGCAGATGCCCCTGGACCTGCACGCCCTGCTCACGGGCCGCCACCGGCCCGAGGTGCAGCAGCACCTGCGCGTGCTGCGCGGCCAGGCCGAGGGACTGACGGAGGCGGAGCCCAACGTGTGGGTGCTCACCCCCGACTGCCTGGCGCTGTCGGTGAACCGGCTGCCGGTTGGGCGCGTGTTCGGGTGGGCCAACCAGCTCAATGCCTGGTGGCTGGCCCGCAGCATCGGGCGGGCGGCGCGGCGGCTGGGCTTCACGCAGCCCGTGCTGCTGCAGGATGGCATCATCTTTCAGGGCACGGAGCTCAAACGCCTGCTGCGCCCCCGCCACTTTGTGTACTACCTGCGCGACTACATGCTGGACGTGCCCTATTTCCGGCGGCACGGGCCGGCCGTGGAGCAACGGCTGCTGCGCGAAGCCGACCTGGTGGCGGCCAACTCCGGCTATCTGGCCGACTACGCCCGCCGCCAGAACCCGAACAGCTGCGACATCGGGCAGGGCTGCGTGCTGGACCTGTACCAAGCCGATGCCGACCACCCCGAGCCCGCCGACCTGGCCCCCATTCTGCACCCGCGCATCGGCTACACCGGCTTCCTGACCACCGTGCGCCTAGACCTGCCTTTGCTGGAGCAGCTGGCCCGCCAACGCCCCGACTGGCAGCTGGTGCTGGTGGGTCCCGAGGACGACGACTTCCGGCGCAGCCCGCTGCACCAGCTGCCCAACGTGCACTTTCTGGGCAACAAGCAGCCCGGCCAGCTGCCGGCCTACGTGCAGCACCTGGATGCCTGCATCAACCCGCAGCTCAACAACGCCACCACGGCCGGGAATTACCCGCTCAAAATCGACGAGTACCTGGCCATGGGCAAGCCCGTGGTAGCCACCCACACCCGCACCATGGACCTGTTTGCCGACCACGTTCTGCTGGCCGACCACGCCGACCAGTGGCCGGCGCTGCTGGAAGCCGCCCTGGCTGGCGAGGTGCCACAGCGGGCCGCCGCGGGTATTGCCTTTGCCCGCAGCCACACCTGGGCGGCCAGCGCCGGCCGCCTGTACGCCGCCCTGGCCGCCCTGCCGGAGCCAGCGCCGGAGCTGGCCCCGGCTACCGCCTTCGCCCTCACTCCCGCCCGCCTCGCCTGA
- a CDS encoding glycosyltransferase family 4 protein, translating to MAAKTRILQTIRQGQIGGGETHVLDLVAHLDTRRFEPVVLSFTPGPMVEQLRARGITTHVIHTERPFDAPNWGRVEQLLRQERIDLVHAHGTRAFSNTCWAARRLRLPTMYTVHGWSFHPDQPALVRRYRQLTERLLISQADVTVCVSESNYQDGRTFCSMDRAQVIRNGINLSRFSPREQPPRHIRAALGISEDTLLVGFLARMTAQKDPLTLLRAAALLPRELPVKFLLVGSGDLQPAVRAEVQRLGLQDRVVLENFRSDVPDVLQALDVYCLPSLWEGLPLGVLEAMAMGKPVVATAIDGTCEVITPGHDGLLVPPRQPQALADALLLLLTNAPLRAEMGRQARRTVQAEFGAEAMVRQVEALYQHLAVPAATLALPY from the coding sequence ATGGCTGCTAAAACCCGAATTCTGCAAACCATCCGCCAGGGCCAGATTGGCGGCGGCGAAACCCACGTGCTGGACCTGGTGGCCCACCTCGATACGCGGCGGTTCGAGCCCGTGGTGCTTTCCTTCACGCCCGGCCCCATGGTGGAGCAACTGCGCGCCCGGGGCATAACCACCCACGTCATTCACACCGAGCGGCCGTTTGACGCACCCAACTGGGGCCGCGTGGAGCAGCTGCTGCGCCAGGAACGCATTGATCTGGTGCACGCCCACGGCACGCGCGCCTTCAGCAATACCTGCTGGGCCGCCCGCCGGCTGCGCCTGCCCACTATGTATACCGTGCACGGCTGGTCGTTTCACCCGGACCAGCCCGCGCTGGTGCGCCGGTACCGGCAGCTGACCGAGCGGCTGCTCATCAGCCAGGCCGATGTGACGGTGTGCGTATCGGAAAGCAACTACCAGGACGGGCGCACCTTCTGTAGCATGGACCGCGCCCAGGTTATCCGCAACGGCATCAACCTGAGCCGGTTCAGCCCGCGCGAGCAGCCGCCGCGCCACATCCGGGCGGCGCTGGGCATCAGCGAAGACACCCTGCTGGTGGGCTTTCTGGCCCGCATGACGGCCCAGAAAGACCCGCTGACGCTGCTGCGCGCCGCCGCCCTGCTGCCCCGCGAGCTGCCGGTGAAATTCCTGCTGGTGGGCAGCGGCGACCTGCAGCCGGCCGTGCGCGCGGAAGTGCAGCGGCTGGGCCTGCAGGACCGCGTGGTGCTGGAAAACTTCCGCTCCGACGTGCCCGACGTGCTGCAGGCCCTGGATGTGTACTGCCTGCCCTCGCTCTGGGAAGGCCTGCCGCTGGGCGTGCTCGAAGCCATGGCCATGGGCAAACCCGTGGTGGCCACTGCCATCGACGGCACCTGCGAGGTGATTACGCCCGGCCACGACGGGCTGCTGGTGCCGCCCCGGCAGCCGCAGGCCCTGGCCGATGCGCTGCTGCTGCTGCTCACCAACGCGCCGCTCCGGGCCGAGATGGGCCGGCAGGCCCGGCGCACGGTGCAGGCCGAATTTGGGGCCGAAGCCATGGTGCGGCAGGTGGAAGCCCTCTACCAGCATCTGGCCGTACCTGCCGCCACCCTGGCCCTACCCTACTGA
- a CDS encoding response regulator transcription factor — MKKTLLVVDDEQVIQLILRRYFAPHYTVITQSNGLEAMRWLQAGNFVDAIVADYNMPVMDGLTFIRQLRSSLLHQQVPLIMLSGKEETSNKIQCLRQGADDYMVKPFNPEELELRLQIMLRKVLI; from the coding sequence ATGAAAAAAACGCTTCTCGTAGTAGATGATGAGCAAGTCATTCAGCTTATCCTCCGGCGCTACTTCGCCCCCCACTACACGGTCATTACCCAGTCCAATGGGCTGGAAGCCATGCGCTGGCTGCAGGCCGGCAACTTCGTGGACGCCATTGTGGCCGACTACAACATGCCCGTGATGGACGGCCTCACCTTCATCCGGCAGCTACGCAGCAGCCTGCTGCACCAGCAGGTGCCGCTCATCATGCTCTCGGGCAAGGAAGAAACCAGCAACAAAATCCAGTGCCTGCGCCAGGGCGCCGACGACTACATGGTGAAGCCCTTCAACCCTGAAGAGCTGGAGTTGCGGCTGCAGATTATGCTGCGCAAAGTACTGATCTGA